From Cannabis sativa cultivar Pink pepper isolate KNU-18-1 chromosome 8, ASM2916894v1, whole genome shotgun sequence, a single genomic window includes:
- the LOC133030194 gene encoding uncharacterized protein LOC133030194 isoform X1: protein MLCAGVVPFDSVEQWKRNLTILLRDKDKQELISKEKKDRRNFEKISALASKVGLYRLLCLLAYSEGLNHSLASSYLKSLGVGIIIQMLLFQDQAVVVALPLRKGFSRHRSSSFLYSTPPHEAVPHLHRHLHSLQRAKAKQERRRRSHLRNSQWRWDFNPSLLMIWSRNERGVTGCIFHWRVESPKLLLMVANAQIPTMAVSNSSKREEKQTSLWDHQNKLFHFIFLHCPSCFHFLSLLLKIL from the exons ATGTTGTGTGCAGGTGTCGTTCCTTTTGATAGCGTTGAACAGTGGAAGAGGAACTTAACTATTCTTTTAAGAGACAAGGATAAGCAAGAGTTGATTTCCAAGGAGAAAAAGGATAGACGTAACTTTGAGAAAATATCTGCTTTGGCGAGCAAAGTGGGACTCTATAG GTTACTTTGCCTCTTAGCCTACTCAGAAGGGTTGAATCATTCGTTAGCGAGTTCCTATCTCAAAAGTCTTGGAGTAGGGATAATAATTCAGATGTTACTTTTTCAAGATCAAGCAGTAGTTGTAGCATTGCCACTAAGGAAGGGCTTTTCGAGGCACCGAAGCTCGAGCTTTCTTTATTCTACGCCACCACACGAAGCCGTTCCTCACCTCCACCGTCACCTCCATAGCCTACAACGAGCAAAAG CCAAACAAGAGAGGAGAAGACGTTCACACCTGAGAAACTCCCAATGGAGATGGGATTTCAACCCAAGCCTCCTTATGATATGGTCGAGGAATGAAAGGGGAGTTACTGGGTGCATCTTCCATTGGAGAGTTGAAAGTCCAAAGCTTTTACTTATGGTGGCCAACGCTCAGATTCCAACAATGGCAGTCAGTAACAGCAGCAAGAGAGAGGAGAAACAAACAAGCTTATGGGATCATCAAAATAAACTATTCCACTTTATCTTTCTTCACTGTCCTTCCTGTTTCCACTTTCTCTCATTATTGTTAAAAatactgtaa
- the LOC115699220 gene encoding F-box/kelch-repeat protein At2g44130 — MTEFTQLIPQLPDDLALECLTRFHYSTHRVSARVCRSWRKLFQSPHFYHHRKLAGHTRKVACLVQLLPGRPEPKGLKQTPPPSYGVSIFDPVSGEWDWVDPVPKYPRGLPLFCQVSSSEGKLVVMGGWDPASYEPVRDVFVYEFTTREWRQGKDMPESRSFFAAGEIDGKIFVSGGHDENKNALSTARVYDVRNDEWTQLTHMSQERDECEGLVIGSRFWVVSGYRTESQGNFDTSAEWYDPDSGEWRRVENVWGTSRCPRSNIGVGKDGKLICWADSVSEVRVGSCGIEMDSRTYLSGSGCQGGRQEFFVVEGQSGKMNKIEVPQEFDGFVQSGCCVEV, encoded by the coding sequence ATGACTGAGTTTACCCAATTAATCCCTCAACTTCCTGACGATCTTGCACTCGAGTGCTTGACTCGTTTTCACTACTCAACTCACCGAGTTTCCGCTCGAGTTTGCCGATCATGGAGAAAACTCTTCCAAAGCCCACATTTTTACCATCACAGGAAGCTCGCCGGTCATACACGTAAAGTGGCCTGTTTGGTCCAGTTACTCCCGGGTCGACCCGAACCGAAAGGCCTTAAACAGACGCCTCCACCTTCTTACGGCGTGTCCATATTCGACCCAGTGAGTGGCGAGTGGGACTGGGTCGATCCTGTTCCCAAATACCCACGTGGCTTACCGTTGTTCTGCCAAGTGTCGAGCTCGGAGGGAAAACTCGTGGTGATGGGTGGTTGGGACCCGGCGAGTTACGAACCGGTTAGAGACGTGTTCGTCTACGAATTCACAACTCGGGAGTGGAGGCAAGGAAAGGACATGCCGGAATCCCGATCGTTCTTCGCCGCCGGTGAAATCGACGGTAAGATATTCGTCTCCGGCGGCCACGATGAGAACAAAAACGCGTTGAGTACGGCGCGGGTTTATGATGTGAGGAACGATGAGTGGACCCAGTTGACTCACATGAGTCAGGAGCGAGACGAGTGCGAGGGACTGGTAATCGGTTCAAGGTTCTGGGTTGTAAGCGGGTACCGAACCGAGAGTCAAGGTAACTTCGACACTAGTGCTGAGTGGTACGATCCCGACTCGGGCGAGTGGCGGCGAGTCGAGAACGTTTGGGGGACGAGTCGGTGTCCGAGGTCGAATATTGGGGTGGGCAAAGATGGAAAGTTGATTTGCTGGGCTGATTCCGTCTCGGAAGTTCGGGTCGGGTCATGCGGGATTGAAATGGATAGTCGGACCTATTTATCCGGGTCGGGTTGTCAGGGAGGGCGGCAGGAGTTCTTTGTGGTGGAAGGGCAAAGTGGTAAAATGAACAAGATTGAGGTCCCTCAAGAGTTTGATGGGTTCGTACAATCAGGCTGCTGCGTGGaggtttaa
- the LOC115699226 gene encoding serine/arginine-rich SC35-like splicing factor SCL33 isoform X1 has product MRGRSYSYSPSPTRGYSSRRRRSPSPRGRYGGRDRDLPTSLLVRNLRLDCRPEDLRGPFEQFGPLKDIYLPKDYYTGEPRGFGFVQFIDPADAADAKYHMDGQVLRGRELTVVFAEENRKKPSEMRARERYTRSSSRYSRSPRYARTYSRSPDYYSPSPRRRHYSRSMSPRDRRYRGRSYSRSPYGSRSHSFSRSRSRSHSLEYSR; this is encoded by the exons ATGAGGGGTAGAAGCTACAGCTACAGCCCTTCGCCCACCAGAGGATACAGCAGTAGAAGGCGTCGGAGCCCTAGCCCGAGGGGTAGGTATGGAGGTCGTGATAGAGATCTTCCTACTAGTCTTTTGGTTCGCAATCTTCGCCTTGACTGCAG GCCAGAAGATCTGCGTGGGCCTTTTGAGCAATTTGGTCCCCTCAAGGACATTTACTTGCCTAAGGATTACTATACTGG GGAGCCTCGTGGCTTTGGATTTGTTCAATTCATAGACCCTGCTGACGCTGCAGATGCCAAATACCATATGGATGGGCAAGTGCTTCGAGGTCGAGAATTGACAGTAGTATTTGCTGAAGAAAACAGAAAGAAGCCATCTGAAATGAGAGCAAGAGAGCGTTATAC GCGGTCTTCAAGTCGCTATTCCCGATCACCACGCTATGCCCGAACCTATTCTCGCAGTCCAGACTATTATTCCCCATCTCCTAGACGAAGACATTACTCGAG GTCAATGTCTCCCAGGGACCGAAGATACAGGGGCCGGTCATATTCAAGGTCACCTTATGGTTCTAGGAGCCACAGCTTTAGCAGGAGCAGGAGCCGCAGCCACAGCCTTGAGTATTCTCGATAG
- the LOC115699226 gene encoding serine/arginine-rich SC35-like splicing factor SCL33 isoform X2, whose translation MRGRSYSYSPSPTRGYSSRRRRSPSPRGRYGGRDRDLPTSLLVRNLRLDCRPEDLRGPFEQFGPLKDIYLPKDYYTGEPRGFGFVQFIDPADAADAKYHMDGQVLRGRELTVVFAEENRKKPSEMRARERYTRSSSRYSRSPRYARTYSRSPDYYSPSPRRRHYSRDRRYRGRSYSRSPYGSRSHSFSRSRSRSHSLEYSR comes from the exons ATGAGGGGTAGAAGCTACAGCTACAGCCCTTCGCCCACCAGAGGATACAGCAGTAGAAGGCGTCGGAGCCCTAGCCCGAGGGGTAGGTATGGAGGTCGTGATAGAGATCTTCCTACTAGTCTTTTGGTTCGCAATCTTCGCCTTGACTGCAG GCCAGAAGATCTGCGTGGGCCTTTTGAGCAATTTGGTCCCCTCAAGGACATTTACTTGCCTAAGGATTACTATACTGG GGAGCCTCGTGGCTTTGGATTTGTTCAATTCATAGACCCTGCTGACGCTGCAGATGCCAAATACCATATGGATGGGCAAGTGCTTCGAGGTCGAGAATTGACAGTAGTATTTGCTGAAGAAAACAGAAAGAAGCCATCTGAAATGAGAGCAAGAGAGCGTTATAC GCGGTCTTCAAGTCGCTATTCCCGATCACCACGCTATGCCCGAACCTATTCTCGCAGTCCAGACTATTATTCCCCATCTCCTAGACGAAGACATTACTCGAG GGACCGAAGATACAGGGGCCGGTCATATTCAAGGTCACCTTATGGTTCTAGGAGCCACAGCTTTAGCAGGAGCAGGAGCCGCAGCCACAGCCTTGAGTATTCTCGATAG
- the LOC133030194 gene encoding DExH-box ATP-dependent RNA helicase DExH5, mitochondrial-like isoform X2 yields the protein MLCAGVVPFDSVEQWKRNLTILLRDKDKQELISKEKKDRRNFEKISALASKVGLYSHLYVRVLVVSKIPLPNYRFDLDDKRPQREVTLPLSLLRRVESFVSEFLSQKSWSRDNNSDVTFSRSSSSCSIATKEGLFEAPKLELSLFYATTRSRSSPPPSPP from the exons ATGTTGTGTGCAGGTGTCGTTCCTTTTGATAGCGTTGAACAGTGGAAGAGGAACTTAACTATTCTTTTAAGAGACAAGGATAAGCAAGAGTTGATTTCCAAGGAGAAAAAGGATAGACGTAACTTTGAGAAAATATCTGCTTTGGCGAGCAAAGTGGGACTCTATAG CCATCTATATGTAAGAGTTCTTGTTGTTAGTAAGATACCTCTACCAAACTATAGATTTGATCTGGATGATAAGCGTCCACAGAGggag GTTACTTTGCCTCTTAGCCTACTCAGAAGGGTTGAATCATTCGTTAGCGAGTTCCTATCTCAAAAGTCTTGGAGTAGGGATAATAATTCAGATGTTACTTTTTCAAGATCAAGCAGTAGTTGTAGCATTGCCACTAAGGAAGGGCTTTTCGAGGCACCGAAGCTCGAGCTTTCTTTATTCTACGCCACCACACGAAGCCGTTCCTCACCTCCACCGTCACCTCCATAG